TAGTTGGATTTTAAACCTGATCCTTTCAAATCCTCACGAATCTGCAACTCGGCATTCAGTTCATCCAGTACATCTGCTTTCCAGGCAAAAGAGCGCTTTTCCTCGTCTTTCTGAGTCTGAACTGTTTTACTGGAAGGGTTGAAATTCATAGTCAAGGTGTTGTTATGTACTAGAATTTTACTGTTACGCTTGAAACTGCTTGAACCAATCTTGCCATTATTAAAGGAAAAACGGCTGGTTTCTGTAGCAGACGCAATTCCTCCGGCTTTGGCGGCAAAGACATAAGTCCAGTTGTTGCCAGATTTGCTGAGGGTACGAGTCGCAGAACCCAGATTTTTGCCATTATAATTAAATTGATAACTGGCCTGAAAGGGCGCAATAGCAAAAGCCTGGCTCATTCCAGTGAATAACAGTACAGTGCTTAAACCGGCAGTTATTCCTAAAGTCTTGAATACCGTTTTTGCCATACCTAAGTTTCCTGTGTTATTTAAACAGCGCATCTATTGTTAAGTTTACGCTTTATTATTTGGGTGAAATATGGAAATTGAAGGGAGACGCGCCTCAAAACTGTATATTTCATGTAGTCTTTTTCGATTTTGGATAAAAAAATAACATGCTTTTTATTTTAAGCAGGATCTTTTTGTCTGATGGGCGTAACTTTATCGTCATCCACCTCGTCATTATCCATGTCATTACTTCTTGCTTGGGAAAGCTTGTTGAACAGAGCTGTGAGGTTGACGTTGCCGATGACCACCAGCTCCGCTTCACGTAATACGGCGTGATTGACATGAACTTTGGCCAGCGTGTCGATTACAGAGCGGTTCTTGCCTAGCCAGCGATTCAGATCTAAATACAATAAGTCATCGATTACTTTAATTACGCCTAGTTTTTCCAAAATCATGCCGAGCGGATCTTTGTTTAAAACACGCTGATAGAAAAACAGCGCAAAGCGAACCCCCAATTTATAGAAAATATTTGGATATTTGGCATCAATCAGTTGGGTATCACTGATCTGCTCAAATACAATCAGTTGGGTTGCCTTATTTAGCTCCATCTGCACCAGCTTCAGGTCTACTGATAAAGTTACTACTAGTCCCTTGTAGTCCAGTGTGGCATACAGGCGTAACCAGTCATCATGCAGATCGGCATGCAGATCTTTAAGAGCAGCAACGTTGTCAGTGACAAAGCGCTGGAAGGTGGCATTCAGGAAAACTTGTGATAATGGAAATTCACGCTCATCCTCAATAAATCCCTCGGCCTTTTGATAGGCTTGACGGAGTCGTTGAGAAATATTGGAAATAAGCGTTTGCATACTGAAGCATCCTGGCGGTTATATTTTTTGATTCGGAAGTTATCTTGTCGAATTATATAAAAAATACAAGAGTTCACGCTTGAAGTTTAGCAAAATAAATTGCACCATTTTTAGGGTTTTGGTTATGTAGCGTTAATGGTTTGATGCAATTGGCATTTTTAAAAATAAAATGTGATGTCATTTTGCTTAAATGGCGCTGTGAATATTTTTTTTGGGGAATGAACTCGGCCTGAGTTCGGCAAATGTGATGAATCATGATATTAATGCCTCTGGTTAAAGTCTGGTGGAAAGATCCAGTTTTTAGCAGTGCCGTGCTGGCAGCAGTGGTCTTGCATCTGGTGGTGCTGACTCTGGAATTTGCAATGCCGCAGGATGAGAAAACCTCGACCAAGGAAATTGCCGTGAGCCTGCGTCAAAGTGAAAATAAAGTTGAGCAGGCAGATTTTCTGGGGCAGACCGATCAGCAGGGTTCAGGCAAGTTTCGCGAAGTACATCGTATGTCGAGCGATCAGCCATCGCCTTTTGCGGAACAAAAGGCCGGGGAAGAGCAGCAGGACAGCCCGGATATGCTGCAACAGCAGCGTGAGCTGAGCTTTGAAGAAAAAGTCCTGATGACGACTTTAAGCTGGCAAAAACAGGCGGAAGAAAATCAGCGGAAGAAAATGCAGGAACAGCTCAATAGCCAGTTCCAAGCCAAAGCCGCCATGGTCGCAAGTCTGGAAGCGCAATATTTACAGCGACAGCAAAACTTTAGTCGTCAGCAAAAGATTAAAACAGTGGATGGTATTCAGGCCAAGCAGGATGTGTCAGCGGCTTATTTGGAAAAATTCCGTCAAAAAGTGGAGTTTTATGGTAACCGCTATTATCCGGATGCCGCCCGACAGCAAAATCTGGCTGGTGAAGTGCGCCTGATGGTCATTTTAAACCAGAACGGTGGAATTCGGGCGATTCGCCTGATTGACAGTTCGGGACATCATTTGCTGGATGAAGCAGCCAAAGCATCAGTGCGTAAGGCTGCACCTTTTGGGGCTTTTGACAGCAAGATGAAAGATATTTCTGAACTGCGTATTATCCGAACCTGGCGCTTTGATCCGGCAGAGGCAGAATTTGAAGTACGTTAATCCGGCGCTGTTTCATAATGGCGTAGTGTCTTGCAGACATCCATGCTGAAATAGCAATACCAGTTCTCTTTACCGAATTGTTGCACGGCCTGGTGTTCAGCGTCCTGATGCCAGGCATGAATATCCTGCAGGCTGCTCCAGTAGGAAAGTGCAACCTCAGTTATTCCTTCAGTTAAACTTTCATAATGCTGAAATTATTCTTCCACACGATGATAATAACCGTGTTCTCCAGAACTGTTCCAAATCACATTTAAAAATTTGCCTTCAATTTTTAGATGCTTTGGAAAAATCCTCAGATGCTTTTTATATTTACGCTCAGGTTTTAAACCGATGCAGTTGCCATTTTTCCACCATCTACCTTCAGCATATTGCTCTAGGGCTCCATAAGCCAGATACCATTTAAATTTACCTTCAGGCAATAACAGCATTTCAGAGCCTGTTTCCATGACGCCATTTAAATAATAATGACCTGTCCAGACTTCATCTGCTTTTTGAAACGGGGTTTCTTTACATACCGTCTTTGAACTTGCATAAAGCGTTGAAGATAGAAGGGAAGTACCCACGAGTAGCAATACCAGAAGAATCTTTTTCACTTTTATCCTGAACTTTAGCTAATCAGCTTTATTGTTATGAGCTGTATTTTATAGCTTTGGTTGAATTAAGTAGCATTGACTTGATTGCTATTTACAGGCATAAAAAAGCGAGCCTAAGCCCGCTATTCTTAATAGTGAAATCTTAATTTTGTTCCAGATAAGGATTGTCAATACCAAGTTTAGCCAGAATGTCGATTTCAATACCTTCCATTTCTTCGGCATCTTCATCTGAAGTTTCGTGATCATAACCCATTAAATGTAATATGCCATGCACCAGCATATGGGTGAAATGTGTCAGAGGAGCTTTGTCTTGCTCAGTGGCTTCCTGTAAGACCACTGGAATACAAATCACCAGATCGCCAATCGGAAAGGCATCCAGAAATTGTGCCATTTCATCTGGAATATCACTGGGAAAGGACAAGACATTGGTCGGTTTATCTTTGCCACGATATTCCAGGTTGAGCTTATGACTTTCATCATGATCGACACAGGCAATCCCCATTTCGCAATCACTTTGGGTGCTGATATGGCGTAACACAGTTTCTGCGACTTTTTTAATATAGGCACGTTTCAGCACCAGCTCAGGTGACTGAAAGTTTTGCTGCAAGGAAAGATTGAGTTTCAAAATGAATCCTTAAATAATTTAGTCTTGATGTTGCTCATCCGCTTTTGCATCATTGTCCGCAACTAAAGCTTCTTGACGGGCTTTGCGTTCCGCACGCTGTTCTGCCGTTAGACGTTGCTGTTCGCTATCCCAGCCTTCATAGGCTTCAACAATTTTCTGCACCAATTGATGACGTACCACGTCGCGTGAGTGGAAGCGAGTAATATGAATTTCTTTGATCTTGTCAATGACACGTAAGGCATGCGCCAACCCAGATTGTTGACCACGCGGTAAATCTACCTGTGTGATGTCACCGGTGATAACCGCACGCGAACCAAAACCTAAACGGGTCAGGAACATCTTCATCTGTTCTGGTGTGGTGTTTTGTGCTTCATCTAAAATGACAAAGGAGTGGTTTAAAGTCCGACCACGCATATAAGCCAGCGGTGCCACTTCGATAATTTGACGTTCAATCAGCTTGGCCACTTTTTCAAAGCCCAGCATTTCATACAGGGCATCGTAAAGAGGACGCAGGTAGGGATCAATTTTTTGGCTCAAGTCAC
The nucleotide sequence above comes from Acinetobacter sp. 10FS3-1. Encoded proteins:
- a CDS encoding DUF3108 domain-containing protein yields the protein MAKTVFKTLGITAGLSTVLLFTGMSQAFAIAPFQASYQFNYNGKNLGSATRTLSKSGNNWTYVFAAKAGGIASATETSRFSFNNGKIGSSSFKRNSKILVHNNTLTMNFNPSSKTVQTQKDEEKRSFAWKADVLDELNAELQIREDLKGSGLKSNYYIADAKEIEPRKFVKQGTENITTKYGTFNTVKVVMKHSKAGRETIFWLAPKLDYLPVKVTHVDKKTSYGLLLTDYKGASN
- a CDS encoding energy transducer TonB, which codes for MPLVKVWWKDPVFSSAVLAAVVLHLVVLTLEFAMPQDEKTSTKEIAVSLRQSENKVEQADFLGQTDQQGSGKFREVHRMSSDQPSPFAEQKAGEEQQDSPDMLQQQRELSFEEKVLMTTLSWQKQAEENQRKKMQEQLNSQFQAKAAMVASLEAQYLQRQQNFSRQQKIKTVDGIQAKQDVSAAYLEKFRQKVEFYGNRYYPDAARQQNLAGEVRLMVILNQNGGIRAIRLIDSSGHHLLDEAAKASVRKAAPFGAFDSKMKDISELRIIRTWRFDPAEAEFEVR
- the ybeY gene encoding rRNA maturation RNase YbeY, producing MKLNLSLQQNFQSPELVLKRAYIKKVAETVLRHISTQSDCEMGIACVDHDESHKLNLEYRGKDKPTNVLSFPSDIPDEMAQFLDAFPIGDLVICIPVVLQEATEQDKAPLTHFTHMLVHGILHLMGYDHETSDEDAEEMEGIEIDILAKLGIDNPYLEQN